From the genome of Aeromonas hydrophila subsp. hydrophila ATCC 7966:
CTCCAACGCGGGCAATCCCATCGACCTCATCACCTTGCAGGAGGAGCTGGAGCGCTCCGAACAGCTGGAAGAGGCCGGTGGCTTCGCCTATCTGGTGGAGATCGCCAAGAACACCCCGAGTGCCGCCAACATCAGTGCCTACGCCGAGATCGTGCGTGAGCGGGCGGTAGTACGGGAGATGATCTCGGTCGCCAACGAGATAGTCGAAGCAGGCTATGAGCCGCAAGGGCGTACCTCCGGCGATCTGCTCGACCTGGCCGAGAGCAAGGTATTCAAGATTGCCGAGCAGCGCAGCAGCGCCAACGAGGGGCCCCAGCCGCTCAAGCTTATTCTCGAGCAGACCGTCGACAAGATTGAAGAGCTGTTCAAGACGCCCCACAACGGGGTGACCGGGGTATCGAGCGGTTACGGTGATCTCGACAAGATGACCGCCGGCCTGCAGCGCTCGGATCTGGTGATCGTCGCGGCCCGTCCCTCCATGGGCAAGACGACGTTTGCCATGAACCTGTGCGAGCATGCGGCGCTCACCGCCGACAAGCCGGTACTGATCTTCTCCCTCGAGATGCCCTCCGAGCAGATCATCATGCGTATGCTCGCCTCGGTGGGGCGCATCGACCAGACCAAGGTGCGAACCGGTCAGCTCGACGACGAGGACTGGGCGCGGCTCTCCTCCACCATGGGATTGCTGCTGGAGAAGGGCAAGATGTACATCGATGACGCCTCCGGCCTCACCCCGACCGACGTGCGTTCTCGCGCCCGTCGTATCGCCCGTGAGCACGGCGGCCTCTCGATGATCATGATCGACTACCTGCAGCTGATGCGGGTG
Proteins encoded in this window:
- the dnaB gene encoding replicative DNA helicase, with translation MAEQVTAKKDAKTQQLKVPPHSFEAEQSVLGGLMLDNEAWDRVAERVIDKDFYSRPHRLIFQAMTRLSNAGNPIDLITLQEELERSEQLEEAGGFAYLVEIAKNTPSAANISAYAEIVRERAVVREMISVANEIVEAGYEPQGRTSGDLLDLAESKVFKIAEQRSSANEGPQPLKLILEQTVDKIEELFKTPHNGVTGVSSGYGDLDKMTAGLQRSDLVIVAARPSMGKTTFAMNLCEHAALTADKPVLIFSLEMPSEQIIMRMLASVGRIDQTKVRTGQLDDEDWARLSSTMGLLLEKGKMYIDDASGLTPTDVRSRARRIAREHGGLSMIMIDYLQLMRVPALSDNRTLEIGEISRSLKALAKELQCPVVALSQLNRSLEQRADKRPVNSDLRESGSIEQDADLIMFIYRDEVYHDDSPDKGIAEIIIGKQRNGPIGRVRLTFQGQFSRFDNYAGPAFDDDY